In one window of Solanum pennellii chromosome 2, SPENNV200 DNA:
- the LOC107009931 gene encoding zinc finger CCCH domain-containing protein 6-like translates to MPPLQVETEVKHYRKEDCPSEVGSRSQQHTHQSINGSSSERRDCLKKSEERHSSKSSAIWKCPPKFHLNEKWLVVAGEESQEASKQEYRKMRVIEAVFPNNSYNLSDLEQGYDDSQTRVVRTISIEEEEPTHDLKVLVAIAVAAVQEQGSLIDANLLVRLLLNLMNERGMATNVVSLNASHAGSAKSVPLTMTKPDIRESKSITYSTSELDVENIKKLINKYGVPNNAGGEISELVSRYGPTTLQPKLTFSPNVGLSSSMTSHKDINNYCNSLIKQCGAKTESIVDESLQKPIPCNLTPCIFFNKPKGCRKGFSYHFLHDIFGK, encoded by the exons ATGCCTCCACTGCAAGTTGAGACCGAG GTAAAACATTATCGAAAAGAGGATTGCCCATCAGAAGTTGGGAGCAGATCTCAACAACATACGCATCAAAGCATCAATGGATCATCATCTGAAAGAAGAGATTGCTTGAAGAAGTCAGAAGAGAGACATTCTTCCAAATCTTCGGCTATATGGAAATGCCCTCCCAAG TTCCATTTGAATGAGAAATGGCTAGTGGTTGCTGGTGAAGAGAGTCAAGAAGCTAGTAAGCAGGAGTATAGGAAAATGAGGGTGATTGAGGCAGTTTTCCCTAACAA TTCTTACAACTTGTCTGACCTGGAACAAGGTTATGATGATAGTCAAACTCGAGTAGTCAGAACCATTTctatagaagaagaagaaccaaCTCATGATTTGAAAGTTCTTGTAGCCATAGCTGTAGCTGCTGTTCAAGAGCAGGGTAGCCTGATTGATGCCAACTTATTGGTTAGGCTTCTCCTCAACCTGATGAATGAACGTGGCATGGCTACCAATGTTGTTTCTCTCAATGCTAGCCATGCAGGATCTGCAAAATCTGTGCCCTTGACAATGACTAAGCCTGACATTAGAGAGAGTAAGTCAATAACCTATTCCACTTCAGAGCTTGATGTCGAAAATATCAAGAAACTCATTAACAAATATGGAGTACCTAACAATGCAGGAGGAGAAATTTCTGAGTTGGTTTCCAGATATGGTCCTACCACCTTGCAGCCTAAGTTGACTTTTTCACCAAATGTTGGCCTCTCCTCCTCGATGACTAGTCACAAGGATATCAACAATTACTGCAATTCCTTGATCAAGCAATGTGGAGCAAAAACTGAGTCTATTGTTGATGAAAGCTTACAAAAACCAATTCCGTGCAACTTGACACcttgtattttctttaataaaccTAAGGGATGCCGTAAAGGATTCTCTTATCACTTCCTTCATGATATATTTGGTAAATAG